The Monodelphis domestica isolate mMonDom1 chromosome 7, mMonDom1.pri, whole genome shotgun sequence genome window below encodes:
- the LOC103106146 gene encoding serine protease 48-like yields the protein MKTTCWGPLALLLLLLLGTQGYKIDGINMEEVCGRPHQSGRALKDVDPSLLRWPWQAKLIYKKRHWCEATLISPSWILTAAHCFRNQTKNPWLWKVHLGSKKIRLDQPNVNQFYDRHVSEIILYPHYNRNPSKDIALAKMSSPVSFMHTIQPICLPTSLEEFQNVTSCWLTGWGREQEAQMRMNLKKHSHVQELEVPLIDQKTCDIYYHKGLNISGQVSLVFDDMFCAGFSSDKNICQSGFGGSLSCKINGTWRQAGIVSWEMNCDLPSLPSVYTNISIYTPWILKTTNSSTPDLHPSGIFCTFPLLLLWDFLGPLSSLFTFILIKFITFIIS from the exons ATGAAGACCACGTGCTGGGGCCCCCTGGccctcctgcttctcctcctcctgggGACCCAGGGATACA AAATCGATGGGATAAATATGGAGGAAG TATGCGGAAGGCCCCACCAATCAGGGCGAGCCTTGAAGGACGTGGACCCATCTCTGCTCAGGTGGCCCTGGCAGGCCAAACTCATCTATAAGAAGAGACACTGGTGTGAGGCCACCCTCATCTCGCCCAGCTGGATCTTAACGGCAGCCCACTGCTTCCGCAA TCAAACAAAAAATCCCTGGCTTTGGAAAGTTCACCTAGGATCCAAGAAAATCAGGCTCGATCAACCAAATGTTAACCAGTTTTATGACAGACATGTGTCAGAAATCATCCTGTACCCTCACTACAATAGAAATCCGTCCAAGGACATTGCCTTGGCCAAGATGAGTTCCCCAGTATCCTTCATGCATACCATCCAGCCCATTTGTCTCCCTACTTCCTTGGAAGAGTTTCAGAATGTGACCTCCTGCTGGTTGACTGGCTGGGGAAGAGAGCAGGAAGCACAAATGAGAATGA ATTTAAAGAAACATAGTCACGTGCAGGAGCTAGAGGTACCCCTCATTGATCAAAAGACCTGTGACATCTATTATCACAAGGGATTAAACATTTCAGGTCAAGTGAGTCTGGTATTTGATGATATGTTTTGTGCCGGCTTTTCAAGTGACAAGAATATCTGCCAG AGTGGCTTTGGAGGGTCCTTGTCCTGTAAGATTAATGGTACCTGGCGTCAGGCTGGGATTGTGAGCTGGGAGATGAATTGTGACCTTCCTAGCCTGCCTAGTGTCTACACCAACATCAGCATCTATACCCCCTGGATCCTAAAGACCACTAACTCAAGTACCCCTGACCTGCATCCCTCAGGGATCTTCTGCACCTTCCCTCTGCTGTTACTTTGGGATTTCTTAGGCCCCCTTAGTTCACTCTTCACCTTCATCCTAATCAAGTTCATCAcgttcatcatttcttag